The genomic stretch ATTGTGCATAATAACAATTACCTTGATCTTTTTAAAGAACCCGACCGGGACCTGCGGGGTGAGGCTGATCTAGATCTACGAGGAGAGACAGATCTGGATCTGCGAAGGGAAGCTGACCTGGACCTGCagggaaaaatttaaaaatataattatgcaATGTTTGATTTCtcttaaaaaagggaagcacAAGACAGTGTGAAACGCACCTCCTACCACGGCTTCGGCTGCGTGACCGAGAATACCTTCTTCCTCTGGACCTTGAATGAGATCTAGACCGTGACCTAATGTTAGGTTAGAAAAAATAAGTATTAGAAAAGAACTTTAGCAATTAGTGCACGTGAGCCTCTGCTGAAGTCAAAATTTCAGACAACTAAAAATTAGTGTCTGTCAGTTGGAAAAAACTCAGGGCCTATTTGTTTTGAGCATTTTTACTACCTAGAAAAGATGTTAAGCTGAATTACATTTAGAATTACATTATAATATAAAACACTGtaatgtgtatttaaaataaaccttGCAAGTTTGCAGGTCGACCCTCTTTGGCCCAAGGTCTAGCAGATCTAGACGATCTAGAAGTATCTATAGCCGATCGCTGCATCTAGGTGTTCTCTTCAATCTAACGACGATCAAACTGACAGCCAAATGAGCCAGGGTGAGGCTTGATTGACGCAAGAAGATTTTTCTAGGTGGGAATGTGGTCAATCTGGTGTTCCTCTTTCTAAACCGGAGGGGGGGGGCCCCAATTGAAAGCCAAATTTACTGTTACGGCGATCACCGTCTCAAATTTTCTGCCCTTTAAAGAATATGGTGAAGCTAGGTGTAGATGGCTCGAGGGGATCTGGCCTCTTATGCTGATCACCTCAAGGTCTAGGAGGATCTTAATTGTCGGATTTTGCAAGGCGCCTCAGCATGATATCTTAAGGCTCGTGACATTCTGAATCAAGGCGACTGACTCAAACGAAGAAACCTGAAAGGTTTTGACCAGGTTGATTATTAATATATTAACATTTATATGAAATAACAAATTGTAATATATACCTGTATAATTACAGCATTAAAGTTAAATTAAACTGGCATAACATTCTCTCCTTGGCTAATGACTACACCAGTAACTGGTGAAAAGAACCAATCACTCCTTTCACACGCATACCTGCTCCTCCGTCGACGACTATAGCGATGACAGTCATAAGCATAATGGCCTTTCTCGCCACATTCATAACATCGGTCATTAGGATCAAATGGTCGCCGCGCAGGAGGTCTATCGTAGCGGGAGCGACGGGGCATGCCTGTTGACAGCTCAACTCTCACTCTGGAGCCACAAATCACCCTGTAATTTGATATATGCAAAATATCAATTAATAATCTGGTATTTTTCCTTATCTAATGCCTATTAAATAAGAAAGCCAATCTCTAAAGAATCACTAAAATTTGAGAATCCCATTTCTGTAAAAGAGTACATCTTTTAAGCTCTGGTCTACACCTAACACTTCGGTCAACCTagttatgtcgctcagggttCTGAAAAATTCTcacctgagagatgtagttaagcctACACAAGCCCTGTTGTAGAcactagggatgtaaaatattaaatgatCAAATGGTTAACCGATATTAGTCTTACCGTTACTATATTgcagtttacatttaaaacagattGCCCCTGCCCCCACGTGCGAGCACACCATGTGCATTAACAAATCCGCCTCTTCCCTAtcctcctcctgcttcccacTCAGTGGCAGCGCCCAGGCAGGACAAGCCAGGCTGCCCTTGCACGGTGATGGCTCGAGAGCCCGTAACACCAGGGAGCGGGGGCGGATGAAACGCGTTGTGCTCTCAGGCTATCAATGCCGGTTCCCAGGGTTGGGTGCCTCACTCCCCACCAGGAGCCAGCACAGCAAACCCAGCCGCGCACATGCTCTTCCACACAAACAtgggccccctgcctggggagcaGCCACCACCCCCCGTTGGCCCAGCCCCTCGAGAGACCCCTCACCATCTCGGGAGACTATGCGGAGGCCCTGGACACCGTCCAGACCCCTCCTGTGTGGGCGGCTACTCAGGGCGCCACTCACTGCTGCCACATGATGTGGGTGCGGCGGGCTGAGGGGGCAGGTGGCGCTGGGCACTAAGTCTGGCAGTGCCGCTACTAGGGAGTTCTCGCCACCTCCTGGCCTGGCCCATGGGGTGGCCAGGAAGCTGGGAAGCAAGGGGAACGTGACCGGAACTAGCCAAAGTCCCGCAATGCACCAAGGGAGACCAGACCACGTGAGAGGGGAGACTGGTGTTGCCATGACACCTCCCAGTCACTTGACAGGTTCTCCCTGCCACCATAATACTCCCAGATTATGTGatggtctctccctctccccccacctctcatCGCCATGACAGTGTGtgggacggggagggggggaatatgaCGGGGTGCGAACTggggatgtaaaatattaaacagtTAACCGATAAAATTTTTAGTTGCTTAAatgggtattttttaaaatgatatttacatccctagtagACACCATGAGGTTTATGGAAGAATTCTACCGTCCTTGTCTCTCAAGTGCTGGATTTACTGCAGTGATGGAGATACTGTTTCCATCCCTGCAgcagcaagtgtctacactacagcgggaCGGTGGcaatgctgctgtagcacttataGGTCAGACACATCCTTAGTAAGAAGTTAAGGCCACCAGAAATACAATACATTCGTACTTTCCATCCAAACCACGAACTGCGTCTTCAGCATCTCTTGGGTCTTCAAACTCCACAAAGGCGAAGCCCGGCGGGTTCCGCGCGATCCACACAGTGCGCAGGGGGCCATAGTAGCTGAAGGCTCGCTCCAGTTCTCCCTTCCCGGCCCCAGTGCCCAGGTTCCCCACGTACACCTTGGTCTCTGCAAGAGCAAATCACACAATCGTTGAGTAACTGAGTagccctttccctccctcccccaagaccTGCAGGGTCGCCCCAGTTAAGCAAGGCGGCTGGTGTAAAGTTACAAACTGCTGATCATCACAATTTGCTACTGGCAGAAGTTACTGACATCTAGGTGTTCTTTTTGCTGCCCTGTCACAATCTGCTGCCTCTGACTTTCCCATACTCCCATCCCAGGTAGCAAATTATGACAGATGGGGTAGACCCATCACAACTTTCTACCTCTCACCTTCCCCGTCCCCGTCAAACTGGTGGGCGCAGAATGTATTCGGGGATATGGGGGGTTGAGACgctttatggggaaaaaaataactgcacacattttacccacagGGTAAAACAACTAGCAAAGCGGATTCCTCCAGACATGTCAGGTCCTCAGACGGCGCTGTGCCCTTGACTCTAGATGGCGCTGTGCGCTTGACAGATTTCTGTTTAGCTTGCACAGCATTATCCAAAGTTGTTGCCATCTGTACATTAATCTGTTTGCTACGATGGGGTGTGCACATTTAACTGAAGGTAGAAAGGGATCTCCAGAGAGTTGTCTCAAGTGTCCAACCCAGGATGGAATTGTTCTGCTCCAAAGAACAGGTGCACCTATCACATTAGTAACAACAGCGTGATGCAAGTAAGCAGTATCTCACTTAAAATTTACATTACTATATACTTCCATGGCTCTGTCTGAATCGATGCcatactgtttttaatatttagtgagagttgcatgttgatgttttaaaaattggcatatGTACTAGTGTGGCAGGGGTGTGGGGCAAattactacagacacaaagaaggcaGCATGATCAGGGGTTagagcagtggctttcaacctttccagacaactgtactcctttcaggcatctgatttgtcttgtgtatccccaagtttcacctcacttaaaaattatttgcctacaaaaatcaaataaaaatacaaaagtatcacagctcactattactgaaatagtgctgactttctcatttttaccatataattataaaataaatcaactggaatataaatattgtccttacatttcagtgtataaagcagtataaacaagtcattgtctgtatgaaattttagtttgcactgacttcactagtgctttttccgtggcctgttgtaaaactaggcaaatacctagatgagtataccccctggttgagaactacttggttagagcactcagctgagATGTGGGAAACACTGTTCAAataatttttcctcccttctgccTAAGGGAAAATGAACTTGGGTaccccacatcccaggcaagtgtaCTAACCACTAGGCTAGAAGTGATAAGGTAAATGGTAACCACATCTaataggcagcctctgagcacaaccacaggatcaggcccacatgcAAAATAAGCATTGCCTCCCACCAtcttccctggtttgtgaattgctctgcgTCTTGGGTGGGATACAGGTAACCAGATGCCTAGAGtaaggcagcagtgtgcatgcttaAAAGTAGacacttaggcacctaaggaaCTTTTACCCTTAGAATATAAAAACCGAGTGCTTAAAGGGTTTGGTGAGATTTTTGGGAATTTCAGTGGAACTTAAAATTGGGACACAGGCATCTAAATCTTTGTGAATCTCTTTATAGAGGAAAAAGAGGACCcaggaattacaggccagtcagctgaACTTTGATACCGAGAAAGATACTGGAAATAATTATTAAACAGTCCATTGGTTAAAACCTAGAGGATATAgggggttataaggaatagccaacatggacctgtcaagaacaaatcatgccaaataaacctgatttccttctctgGTAGGATTACTGTCTaactggatggggggaagcagtagatgtgacatatcttgattttagtaaggcttctgacacagtcccacacgacattctcataagaaaactagggaaatatgttCTAAATGAAACTACTATAAGGCAAGGGCATAACAGGTTAAAGATGATACTCAAAGAATAATTATCAATGGTCAAATTGGGAGGGTATATCTAGTGTGGACTTGCAAAGGTcaatcctgggtccagtactattcaatattttccttaattacttggataatgaaTTGGAGATTAGGCTCATAAAATGTGCTGATGACagcaaactgggaggggttgccagcactttggagaacaggagtagaattcaaaaggaccttgacaaattggaggccAGCAACTGGCTGATTAGCCCCACTCACTGCACCTGGgaaaaacacctgtggctggttGATCCTCATAAAAGGAAGAGCAGCTCCTAGAACAGAGGAGCTGTAATACCAGCCAGAGGCTAGAACAACTATGCTAAGGAACAAGTGGATAGACGGCAAACTGTGGGTAAATCCTTTTATCACAAAGGCTCTGAGGTAAGAACCAGGAACTTTTGGGTTGAAGAACTTATGGGTGTGAGGGATAGACTTGAAGTTTAGATCTTGTTTTGTTGAGGAGATTTGAAATAACAGAAAGAAACCACAACTAACCCTGCTAGAAACTACCTCCCGGGGCTCTGAGATGGTTCcaggcagaattcccccagggaaGGGGCTATCTGAGCAAGTCTACACCCAACTGGAAGAGGGTGCTATAAAACAGCCTCCAATCCCTTACGCTTCCACTCTATTTAAGGATGATTCTGGCCAGGTGATCAACTCTGCATTCTGTACAGGTGCTAAGACACAACATCTATGTTAGCTGAAAGGATGCAACAAAAATATCATACTGACCCACAAAGGGATGAGGGCAACCACAGTAATAGACTCATTAATATTACCATCATAATGTAAGACATTTGTATGTGTATGCAGTATTGTTGAAAACTTTCCTGGGATAAGATATGGTTTATAGTTGGATAGCAAGCAGGTAGAGGCAGAAATTAAAGAGGAATCTTCACAGTTAAAGCACTAAACATGTGAACCAATTGGCTAATTCTAATGGGATAATAGTACCACCACTTTACATGCATTGCTCAGATATGGAATCACTGTACACGTATGCCACCACTCTCTGCATGCACAgcatcacctagcacaatgctATCAGGCCTTCATTCTCCAGCTCATGAAAGATGCCCTGATCAGCACAGGACAGAAAGGAAGAGCAAGGTCACCTGAAATGTTAAGGTTAAAATTTAAGTGGCTTATCAGACTTAAATTGATACCACTGAAATAGTGCAAAGGCTTTTCTGTAAATTAAGACAAGTATTCCAGTACTACACGCCTACTCTTTAGATACAAAATGTGGCTAAACCTGGACTGGTTCAAATTTTAACTATTCAAAACCAGCCAACAGTCTGATTATTAATAGCTTGTTGGGGAAGGACTCCTGCAAGCATCTTTGATTGCGACAGTTAACACTGGCCACTTTACTTTTGAGTGAAAACATTCACAcaggatatatatacacacactaattTCACACCCTCTAGACATTCCCTTAATAAAAGACAATAAGGCAAATTGAGGCAAACTATTAAAGCATTTTGAACTAAAGGAATTATCTGGTTTTCCCCATGACACCCACACAAATGGAGAGCTGAAGACCTATAGACGCAAGTACCTCTGATGGCAAAGAAGCAGAACTAACCACACAATTGGTATCTGTCAAACTATGAATGTTTAATTTAACAGCCTAGCCAGAATCAAAGTCTGTACCCTCATTGTTACAAATGTGGGTTTTTAAGTTTGGggttttagggttttttaaacaGATTAGCTATCCTCTCCAAAAACCTACTGGAGACACAGCATTCTAATTTAACCAAAAGACAACCAATACAAAAGAgtaatggctttttttaaaaaagccttcaTTTCTGGCAGAACATTAAAATTGTCAGAATGAAGAACATCTCTGAAATGTAGCCTACAGAAGGCTATGAAATTAAAAAATGCTATCAGAAATATAAACAATGCAGTAGAAAACAACATTTATGCATGCAACAAATGAAATAACGAGGAAAGTGTGCATTTCAGCATTTGCAGAATGGGGAATTACTTGGAGAAATAAGGAATTTTTTGAAGTGTTTTCAATAAGGGGGGAGGATATCTCATTACTGGATGTCCAAAACTGTATTTAATGTTACAGGAATGTACAACTGTTCTAGATATGAATTTTTTGGGAGAGGCAACAGGAAAAAGTATAAAACTAATGTGCCTTACCTCAAACAAAAAGGCAAATTAAAATAACCCctatttttaatttcattactTTTGTGGGTGTATGAATACTTGTCTGTCTTGGGGttgtattctttttttaaaaagcggaAATTTTCCTTTGAGAATTATTTCATACAAGATAGTACAGTGCCCTGAGggccaaagtgtgtgtgtggtttttttttaaaggcatttaggaaAATAGTGAGATTCTCAAAAGCATCTAGGGGCTTTCaacctttgcaaatctggcctgTAGTGAATATTGTGGAACCAGGTTCCACACAACTGTTGATCTGAAAAAGCATAAGGGTCCTGGAGAAAGTGGCAAAACGGCCCCTGACGAATGCAATCCCCATGGGTGGATTAAAGGAAACTGAAGAAGCTCTGATACCAACCCAGGAAATCTGTCAGCCTTGATGTCACAGGATCCTAAAGAATAAACTTAGTTCTGaatttcccccttctccctccccccccttctttGAAAGAGCGAAGGGCTAATGCCACCCTACAAACGCAGTGCTGTAGGAGGAACAGGGAGAGGTGATTCGAAATATTGGGGTTAGGGGTTTCCCCAATGATTATTTGCGCTTAAATAGGCACCAGCTCAAGGCCGTGCTCAGAGTAATAAGCCACCTTTAAAATGAAGTGGAAGGCAGGAATTTACACCCAGAACACGCCTCAACCCCCGGCGTGCGCACAGCTTTACGCAGACCCCCCAGCTGAGGGGGGTTTCTCGCCAACACTAAAAGGGAACCCCCCCTTAGCACGGTGGGGGGGGCAGCGACTAGGCCCAGGTGCCGCCCGAAcctccctgcagcaggggccGCCCTGACCGGGGGGAGGATCCGGGCAACGGCTGCTGAGCGGTACaaccctgcggggggggggggagacccctctgcaacccccccccccccgggactcgcCTCTGCAGCCGCGTgcgcccagccccctccccccggctcgcACGCGCATGCTCCCTGGCAGCCGggggcgcccctcccccccgaggcGCCCAGAGGGAGGCGCTGCGCGCGCCGGCGCTCGCGGACAGGCCCCGCCCCGCTCTGAGGCGCCGCCATGGTTGTTGACGCCGCGTCCGTTTCGCtcccccgcacccctcccgcAGCCCGGCGCTCCCGCCGCAGCCCGGCCCCGCACCGCCCCTACGCGCGGGGAGCCGCGGCCCTGGCCCGGCGCGCGCCCGACCTGCGCAAAATGGCGCCGCCCCAGCGACCCCCGCGCCGGCCACTCCCCCGAGGAGCGGAAAGGCGGGGGCGGCCCCTCCACAGCCAGCCCGGCACCTACCGCCGCCATAGCGCCCGTAGCGAGACATCGCCGCGGCTCCGGCCGTAGCTCCGCGCCGGGCCGTTCGCGCGCATGCGCCGGGAGCCCCTAAAGGAGCGACTGCTCTCGCGCATGCGCACGGCACTCCCCCCCGCCCGTTTCTGCGCGCCGGCTGAGGCAAAGCGGGAAGTGGAAGCTTGGTTTCTATGGCAACGCGCCGTCGTGCCGTCCGCCATGTTCTCGAAGGCGGCGGCGGGCGAGCGCCCAGAACTTCCGGCCCGGGCTGTCACGGGCCGCGCCGCAAGGGTGGGGGCCAGGCCCCTGAAGAGCCCCtctgggggcagggccccagtgcagcgggggggaagggggtggtggGGCGGGGCCTGTAGCCCCAGAGGGCGGGGCCCCAGTGcagcggggggggaagggggtggtggGGCGGGGCCTATAGCCCCAGGGGGCGGGGCCCTAGTgcagcgggggggaagggggtggtggGGCGGGGCCTGTAGCCACAAGGGGCGTGGCCCTAGTGCCGCGGGGGGCGGGACCTGTAGCCCCAGGGGGCGGGGTCCTAGTGCCGCGGGTTGTGGGGCGGGGCTGGACAGGGCCCCCGGGTGAGGGGCTGCGCCTAAAGCCCTAGAGGGGCGGTTCCCTAGGGCGGGAGCGGGGGCCGGGGTCGTGGGATTTAGTGTGACTCATATAACGTTACTGGGCCTTGATAATCTTCTCCCCTCGGCCTGCTGCTGTCCACACCTCCAGGGGTAGGTCGGCTGAAGGGCATCGCTAAGGGCGGGGGGTTTTCACCCCGCTGAGCGACAGTTGTACTGTGGGATTACTCATGgctgtaaagttaagcatgtgcatctTTTCAGGACCTTGTCTGGGAAGTGGCGGTCCTAACCATACCAAAACAGGAGTGTGCATGGGGGGGGTAAGCAGGggtacagccccccccccagtcaggggcacagaactctggggcaggggagagcatcCTCCTCCGGCCTGGGGCTGCACAGCAAGGGTAGGAAATGGCAGGTCCTCCAGAGCTgtgagaggagggagggagagctagCTCCTCTGGGCTCCGGCCACGGGGAGCACAGACATTTTTTATTCCTGTGCACGCTGCTGGGAACTCGCATCTTATTCAGACGCACAGAAATTGAGAGAGAATAATGACTGACTTCCCATCAAAAATCAAGTACCATATTCAGTATTGCTGCTCATAATATTTGAGGTTTTCCTTAAatacccagctcctggaggcaggtGATAgggaagaatctcagctttttaattaaaaaaaaaagtgtgcgtCTAGCTCTCATAGTTACAGAGAAACATTTGTAAATGTGACCCATATGCAGAAAGCAAACAATAtcatctagctcttatatagccctTTTCATGAGTAGATCTCAATAAAATAGGTTATTTTTATTGAGATAACtttaaaaacccccaaaactcaTGATTATTAAGCCAAACTAATGCTTTTCCTGGCCTTGACTTGTGATTTGTTAATATTCTGGGTTGGCAACACTGTCTACACCTAAAAATACTGGGTTTCCTTTAAATCTCACGGAAATTGGAAATAAAAAGCATAATGATTTAAATATATTTCATGcagcccacccacccaccccgttTATTGGTAATATGCGTCCAATCCATTTTGTAAAACATCCCAAATATATGCATGTTTTTGTGAGATACGGTTCTGTCGCCAAACGCTTCCAAGCTATTGAAACCGAAATTTACAGTTGAAAAAGCCCCAGGGGCCTGGAATGCGTGGAGGTTTTTAGGAAGACAGATGCTGAGCACGTTACTATTTTAGTACAAATCCCTGTAATTTATTAAATTTTCAATTGCATATGAGCTAACAGAAGCACGTGAGCTACTCCAACAACTCAACACCGGCAGCAATGAGGAAAGCGAGAGTACTCTCAGAGGATCACTGGAAAACTACAGAACAGGGTCTTCTGGGGCCAGGAAATGAGGTCTCTGAGCAAAGCGTGCTGGGCTGCACGGTTGGCCATGCGTTTCCGGGCGCGGGGATGGTGTTGCTGGAGGCGAAGGCTGCTGGCAGACAATCTATCAAACGGGAGCTTGTGAGTGTGAGCCAGCTGTTCGCTTCGGCACTGTTGCATGTAAGTCAACAAAAGCGTGGTTGTCTGGGTGGTTTCAAGGGGTTTTTAGTGCTGCAGAGTACACTGGCCTAGATCATGTTGGCTGTCTACTGCAGGAAGCGCAATTCAGTGCCAAAAAAGATTTGAGCAGGGGTCTCAGACAGTCTGCTTTTTCTGTTGGCCTGTGGTGGCGAGCAGGCTCATGGAAACAAGCTTGGTTTAAGTGAGCATGAGTGCATGAACAGAGCAG from Lepidochelys kempii isolate rLepKem1 chromosome 3, rLepKem1.hap2, whole genome shotgun sequence encodes the following:
- the LOC140909811 gene encoding serine/arginine-rich splicing factor 7-like isoform X3, with the protein product MSRYGRYGGETKVYVGNLGTGAGKGELERAFSYYGPLRTVWIARNPPGFAFVEFEDPRDAEDAVRGLDGKVICGSRVRVELSTGMPRRSRYDRPPARRPFDPNDRCYECGEKGHYAYDCHRYSRRRRSRSRSRSHSRSRGRRYSRSRSRSRGRRSRSASLRRSRSVSPRRSRSASPRRSRSGSLKRSRSRSRSRSRSRSVTWPRSSRSKSRSPSPKRSRSPSGSPRRRSASPVRMD
- the LOC140909811 gene encoding serine/arginine-rich splicing factor 7-like isoform X1 translates to MSRYGRYGGETKVYVGNLGTGAGKGELERAFSYYGPLRTVWIARNPPGFAFVEFEDPRDAEDAVRGLDGKVICGSRVRVELSTGMPRRSRYDRPPARRPFDPNDRCYECGEKGHYAYDCHRYSRRRRSRSRSRSHSRSRGRRYSRSRSRSRGRRSRSASLRRSRSVSPRRSRSASPRRSRSGSLKRSRSRSRSRSRSRSVTWPRSRSGSHGRSKSGSPAKSRSKSRSPSPKRSRSPSGSPRRRSASPVRMD
- the LOC140909811 gene encoding serine/arginine-rich splicing factor 7-like isoform X2 — encoded protein: MSRYGRYGGETKVYVGNLGTGAGKGELERAFSYYGPLRTVWIARNPPGFAFVEFEDPRDAEDAVRGLDGKVICGSRVRVELSTGMPRRSRYDRPPARRPFDPNDRCYECGEKGHYAYDCHRYSRRRRSRSRSRSHSRSRGRRYSRSRSRSRGRRSRSASLRRSRSVSPRRSRSASPRRSRSGSLKRSRSRSRSRSRSRSVTWPRSRSGSHGRSKSGSPAKSRSKSRSPSPKRSLSHL